A window from Chitinophaga filiformis encodes these proteins:
- a CDS encoding VOC family protein, translating to MEKHNEHVAFYGVRYIVNDIDAAVSFYKDLLGFTVNMQVAPGFAMLSKDSLHLYLNKPGFGGAGQPMPDGTPVAPGGWSRIQLEVSNLEEYIAALKTKNADFRNELTAGAGGKQILLRDPSGNLVELFEPNEQGKR from the coding sequence ATGGAAAAGCATAATGAACATGTAGCTTTTTACGGCGTTCGCTATATCGTGAACGATATTGATGCTGCTGTATCGTTCTACAAAGATTTATTAGGATTTACGGTGAATATGCAGGTTGCACCCGGGTTCGCCATGTTGTCAAAAGACAGCCTGCATTTGTATCTGAATAAACCGGGCTTTGGAGGCGCCGGACAACCGATGCCCGATGGTACGCCGGTGGCGCCGGGGGGATGGAGCCGGATACAATTGGAGGTGAGTAACCTGGAAGAGTATATAGCGGCGTTAAAAACAAAAAATGCGGATTTTCGGAATGAACTGACTGCCGGAGCTGGAGGTAAACAGATATTATTACGGGATCCTTCAGGGAATCTGGTTGAGTTGTTTGAGCCAAATGAACAGGGTAAGCGGTAG
- a CDS encoding EthD domain-containing protein: protein MIKLAILLKRREGMTHQEFLNYRRDIHLPLLLSIPETKQYVRKFIFSASIQAPGYPDPIYDAMVEAWFDSLEDLNAFFLSDNFVNKVDPDHVHFLDVPAAVRLITEESVVI from the coding sequence ATGATTAAGTTAGCTATTTTATTAAAACGTCGGGAAGGCATGACTCACCAGGAATTTTTAAATTACCGCCGGGATATACATCTTCCGCTTCTGCTATCAATTCCTGAGACTAAACAATATGTCAGAAAGTTTATCTTTTCAGCTTCCATTCAGGCACCGGGTTATCCGGATCCTATATATGATGCTATGGTAGAAGCATGGTTCGATAGTCTTGAAGATCTGAATGCATTCTTCCTGTCAGATAACTTTGTAAATAAAGTCGACCCTGACCACGTACATTTTCTTGATGTTCCCGCGGCTGTAAGGTTGATTACAGAAGAGTCCGTGGTTATATAA
- a CDS encoding lipocalin family protein, which translates to MKYLPFIAIAISLLSCSQQKEESSTATSRSPLTGTWKLISAKSIENNDTTVTAPVAGQETIKIFNDSYFAFFTHDLNHGADSTAVFGSGSGTYTLVKDVYNEHLEYCSYRGWEDKDFSFVMQIKQDTIIQNGIEKIDSLNINHEIVETYVRIR; encoded by the coding sequence ATGAAATATCTTCCGTTTATCGCCATCGCGATCTCATTGCTATCCTGCAGCCAGCAAAAAGAGGAATCGTCCACCGCCACTTCCAGATCACCACTAACAGGTACATGGAAACTGATCAGCGCAAAGTCTATTGAAAACAATGATACGACCGTTACTGCACCTGTTGCAGGACAGGAAACCATCAAAATATTCAATGACAGTTACTTTGCCTTCTTTACACATGATCTGAACCACGGGGCAGATTCAACCGCTGTATTTGGTTCCGGCAGCGGTACCTATACACTGGTGAAAGATGTGTACAACGAACACCTGGAGTACTGCAGCTACAGGGGCTGGGAAGACAAAGACTTCTCCTTCGTCATGCAGATCAAACAGGATACCATCATTCAGAACGGTATCGAAAAGATAGATAGCCTGAATATCAATCACGAGATCGTGGAGACTTATGTAAGGATCCGCTAA
- a CDS encoding helix-turn-helix domain-containing protein: MKNSIRIRKGFNLVEDLSIDFYNESKKDAVNVPAYLGTGKIRGLYFPSDLNLYVGDYHLNVPWQLETINESDSRTFCIFASIISNKITIKKDNEWVAIDHNGPNTQLFFSSGSSVEIAFPQKEAFKTITITFTAETVSAIIDHPDALKGLNPDAPFLYLDETVPEAENYIRRLASIHDENSPTLFDTYITLLHLLKLTLYRTFIIKERYNSSGLLKEDVEKLFSIRKKLMENSHLTIKIPTLAAEIGMGQSKMVKLFKQVFNRTISQFAQKAKIIKAKDLLSSKRYSVSEVGYMVGYNNLTHFAKAFKKHYKVNPSEYLKDILSNKINR, translated from the coding sequence ATGAAGAACTCCATACGCATTAGAAAGGGATTTAACCTGGTTGAAGATCTGTCAATTGATTTTTATAATGAAAGCAAGAAAGATGCTGTAAATGTCCCCGCCTACTTAGGAACTGGAAAGATCAGGGGCTTATATTTCCCTTCAGATTTAAATTTATATGTCGGCGATTACCATCTGAATGTCCCGTGGCAACTGGAAACAATCAACGAATCGGATAGCAGAACGTTCTGCATTTTTGCAAGCATCATATCAAATAAAATTACAATCAAAAAAGATAACGAATGGGTTGCAATAGATCATAACGGTCCCAATACGCAGCTATTTTTTTCATCCGGCTCATCTGTTGAAATAGCATTTCCGCAAAAAGAAGCCTTTAAGACGATAACAATAACTTTTACCGCTGAGACTGTGAGCGCAATTATAGATCACCCAGATGCGCTTAAAGGCCTTAATCCTGATGCTCCGTTTCTCTATTTAGATGAAACTGTTCCTGAGGCAGAAAATTATATCCGTAGATTAGCCAGTATCCATGATGAAAATAGTCCGACCCTCTTCGATACATATATTACGCTTCTTCATCTGCTTAAGCTAACGCTATACCGTACCTTTATTATCAAAGAACGCTACAATTCTTCCGGCCTTTTAAAGGAGGATGTCGAAAAGCTATTTTCTATCAGAAAAAAGCTGATGGAAAATAGTCATTTAACAATAAAGATCCCTACGCTCGCCGCGGAGATAGGTATGGGACAAAGTAAAATGGTTAAGCTATTCAAACAGGTCTTCAACCGTACTATTTCTCAGTTTGCTCAAAAGGCTAAGATCATCAAAGCAAAAGATCTTTTAAGTTCAAAGAGGTATAGCGTATCTGAAGTTGGTTATATGGTCGGGTACAACAACCTTACTCATTTTGCAAAAGCATTCAAAAAACACTACAAAGTCAATCCTAGTGAATATCTTAAGGATATACTGAGTAACAAGATAAATCGCTAA